The following nucleotide sequence is from Mesorhizobium sp. J8.
AAGGCGGAGATCGTCACCCGCACCACCGGCATCGGCATCTCCAACAACCTGTTCGGCGAAGGCCACCTGCCCTATGCCGACAATCCAGCCGGCGGCGTGCTCGGCATTTACGTAAGCGTCGCGCGCCGTCGTCACCATCTGGCAAAGCTTTTGCTGGACATGCTGCGCGGCAGATGGCGCCAAAGCGCGCATGTCGAGGTGCATCAGGCCGATAGGGCAGTGCTGAAAATCCATTCCCCGACGAAGAAAGTCCGTGCGGTGCTGGATGGCGAACTGATACAGCTTGCTCGTGAGACGACGATTGAAATCCACCCGGGCGCTCTGAACGTCCTGGTACCGTCGCGCGGCGTCAGCGCAAAGGCAGCTTGAACAGAAGCGCTTCTTCAGGGCTGCGAAGTCGGTTGCGCCGGAGCGGGGCCCTGCTCGGTGCCCGGCGGCTGCGGTACATGTTGCGCGCCGGAATTCGGCGACTTGATCAGTTCGCCGTATATCTCCACCGCACCCCACGCGATGAATGCCAGCAACAGACCGGCGATGAGTATCCTCAGAGCATGCCAGCCCCAGTGTCCCTGACGGGCTTTGTTTTCAGGAACGATCTTAGTCATGATGGCCTCCATGTTGGGCGGCGGCGTTTCAGGCAGGGCACCGTCGGGTAACGGGTCCTTTACGTGAAGGTTCCCCGATCGGTAGCCTTGCTTTCCGATCATCGGAGCACGTGTTTGAGGCTGGCGAGCAAATCACAAGGCAATTGCTTGAAGCGGCCGCCAGCTTGAGACGTGTCGGGCAACCTGAAGCTCGCCGCCCAAAGTGTGCAGCGGTTCTGGACGAGGACATTCCTCGAAACAGAGACTTTAGGTGCGTCGCCTGAAACCGGTTCAGCGCAACGCGCTTCGATGCATGTCTTCCGGGTCGGGCTTGCGCGGCTTTGGCTTGGCGTTCTCGCGATAGATGGCGTAGGCGACGACCGCCAAGGCAGGCGCGATGACGGCTCCCAGCCCGCCCTTGCTCTTGGCAAGGGCCGGAAGCAGGGCAAGCGCCGCGGTGACGCCCAACGCGGTCATGTCGGCCTGCCGCCGCCGCGCGCGCCGCCTGCCGCGCATGCTCGCCGTCAGCTTGTGGACGACGAGGATGAGCCCGGCAACCACCAGGAACCCTACGCCGAAGCCGAGGCTGGTCGCCAGCGATCCATAGCGCGCCGCCAGCCATATATAGGCGGCGCCGATGAGGAAGCCGACGCCGCACAGGGCAAAGATGGCGGCAAGTCCGTAAAGGATGGCCGTGGTCCGCGCCCTTTGCAAAGCAGCCATCGCCTCGCCCGAGGCAAGGGCCGAGACCAGCGAGACAAGCGTCCCCATCTGAGGCTAGCGGCGGGAAAGCAGGGCAAAGAGGTAGCCGACACCCGCCGCGATCGCCAGCGACGTCACGGGCTTCTCCCGGACTTTGGCGATGAGTTGCGCTTCGATGTCCTCGGCGCTGCCACGCATGCTCTCGAAGGCGGCTTCGCCTTGCGCGCGCAATTGCTCGACGCTATCCGCGGCAGCGCGACGAGCTGCCCCATAACCGTGTTGGCCGGTTTTGGCGAGTTGCTCGGTGAGTTCTTGGATATCGGCTTTCAACTGCTCGATATCAGCCTGAAGGTCGGCGGTGGTCGCTTCATCCGTTGCGGATCTGCCTGCGGCGGTTGCCATCTGTAACTCCTTGCGTTTGCGTTGCTTTCAACGCCCGTTCAGCACCATGGTTCCGGTCTGCCGCTCAAAGCCCCGGGGCGAAGCGTACTTCAAGTCCGTGAGCACCGAAAGCGCAGCAAGCGGGCCGGCTCACCTGAATATCGAGACCCTAGATCAGCGGCCGGCGCTCCTCGCCCAGCCCCTCCCAGCGGGCAAGCTTCTTCAGTCCGTCATAGTCGATCACCTCGCAGCCGCCATCCCGCCACAGGACGAGCTTGCGGTCCATCAGCTTGCGGATGGTCTTGTTGGTATGGACCAGCGAAAGGCCGAGCGTGTCGGCGATGTGCTGTTGCGTGATCGGGATCCGCACTGGCGCCTTGCCGTTCAGTCCGGCACCGCGCGCCCGGCTGGCGATGAAGGCGATGAGGTAGGCCGCTCGTTCGAGAGCGGTACGGCGGCCGATGCTGAGCAGGTTCTCGTCCAGCATGCGTTCCTCGCGCGACGCGATCCAGGTGATGTCATAGGCAAGGCCGGGATGGTTGCGATAGAGCTCCTGCAACTGGTCGCGCTCGAAGACGCACAGCAGCATCGGCGACAGGGCCTCGACGGAATGCTGCATCTCGCCCATCAGGCTTCCCTGCAAGCCGATAAGGTCGCCAGGCATGGAATAGTTGAGGATCTGGCGGCGCCCGTCGGGCAAGAGCTTGTAGCGAAACGCCCAGCCCGATAGTACAGTGTAGAGATGCGCGCTGTGGCTGCCTTCGACCAGCACTGTCGCTCCCTTGTCGACCGCGAGTTCGCCGCGCTTGAAAGTGCTTACGAACGACAGTTCCTCCTTCTCGAACGCACGAAAGGCCGGCAAGGGCCGCAGCGGACATTCTTCACAATGATATTGACGACTGGGAGCCGGACGTGCGCTCTGAATGGACATTTCGACCCCTCTTCGAAATCCCTGCCCCTATCGGGCGCAAAGAAACGCTTGAGATTGTCAGGGGTTCCGCGAGGCTGGGGTACCTGTCGTTTTGCCATGTCTTTTTTAAATGACATGGTTATGAATTCCGCGCATCAGTGCGGCCCTGCCCAGGAGACACCGATAAGTGCCAGCACTGCTTGACGGACTGCGAATCCTCGTCCTGGAAGACGAGTTCCTGATCGCGATGGATGTCGAGCAGCTTTGCCGCGACCACGGCGCGGCGGATGTCACGATCGCGCGCGAACTCGGCGAGGTCGACGGACACGCGCTGTCCGCGCGTTTCGACGCGGCGGTGGTCGACCTGATGCTCGGCGACGTTTCGACCCTGGATTTCGCCGCCCGGCTGCGCAGTGAGGGCATACCGTTCGTATTTGCCTCCGGCTATTCCGATCGGGAAGAGATCCAGGACGCGTTCCCGGACGTCCGGCTGGTCACCAAGC
It contains:
- a CDS encoding response regulator, translating into MPALLDGLRILVLEDEFLIAMDVEQLCRDHGAADVTIARELGEVDGHALSARFDAAVVDLMLGDVSTLDFAARLRSEGIPFVFASGYSDREEIQDAFPDVRLVTKPYSGDDLIEAVAMACGRAKA
- a CDS encoding phage holin family protein — translated: MGTLVSLVSALASGEAMAALQRARTTAILYGLAAIFALCGVGFLIGAAYIWLAARYGSLATSLGFGVGFLVVAGLILVVHKLTASMRGRRRARRRQADMTALGVTAALALLPALAKSKGGLGAVIAPALAVVAYAIYRENAKPKPRKPDPEDMHRSALR
- a CDS encoding Crp/Fnr family transcriptional regulator, whose translation is MSIQSARPAPSRQYHCEECPLRPLPAFRAFEKEELSFVSTFKRGELAVDKGATVLVEGSHSAHLYTVLSGWAFRYKLLPDGRRQILNYSMPGDLIGLQGSLMGEMQHSVEALSPMLLCVFERDQLQELYRNHPGLAYDITWIASREERMLDENLLSIGRRTALERAAYLIAFIASRARGAGLNGKAPVRIPITQQHIADTLGLSLVHTNKTIRKLMDRKLVLWRDGGCEVIDYDGLKKLARWEGLGEERRPLI
- a CDS encoding DUF883 family protein, with product MATAAGRSATDEATTADLQADIEQLKADIQELTEQLAKTGQHGYGAARRAAADSVEQLRAQGEAAFESMRGSAEDIEAQLIAKVREKPVTSLAIAAGVGYLFALLSRR